One window of Mangrovibacterium diazotrophicum genomic DNA carries:
- the gldE gene encoding gliding motility-associated protein GldE, translating to METDPLPHLLSLSWDVYFHPLTGSAVISLFLIALLLISSALISGSEVAYFSISPKDRQMLSNQKEKNSHFILHNLENPEKLLATILVANNFVNVGIVILSSYATEMLVDFTNAPTVGFIFQIIVITFFLLLFGEVIPKVYATRHSLRVARIMALPLNVLERIFSPINAILIYSTSFVNRRIQKHSQNISVDELSQALELTDDHEISEDKDILEGIVKFGNKNAVEIMRPRVDVEAIDIKESLDKLINLINDSGYSRIPVYSESFDNIRGILYIKDLLPYTHNRENFHWQSIIRPPFYVPETKKIDDLLEEFQKNKVHMAIVVDEYGGSSGIVTLEDILEEIVGEIADEFDEDENYFTKIAENKYLFDGKILLSDFYKIVGVDDHVFDDYKGEADTLAGLILELKGEIPALNEKISCLNFIFSIDSVDNRRIKKIKVEIK from the coding sequence TTGGAAACGGACCCTTTACCTCATTTACTTTCCCTGTCGTGGGATGTGTACTTCCACCCATTGACAGGTTCGGCTGTAATCAGCCTTTTTTTAATTGCATTATTACTTATTTCGTCTGCTCTGATTTCCGGCTCGGAAGTCGCTTATTTTTCGATAAGCCCTAAGGACCGCCAAATGTTGAGCAATCAAAAGGAAAAGAATAGTCATTTTATATTACACAATCTGGAGAATCCGGAAAAATTATTGGCTACCATCCTGGTGGCCAATAATTTTGTGAATGTAGGCATCGTCATTCTGTCGTCGTACGCCACTGAAATGCTGGTTGACTTTACGAATGCGCCTACAGTCGGCTTCATCTTCCAAATCATTGTCATTACTTTCTTCCTGCTGCTTTTCGGCGAAGTTATTCCGAAAGTTTATGCCACGCGGCACTCGTTGCGCGTCGCTCGAATTATGGCACTTCCGCTGAATGTATTGGAACGGATCTTCAGCCCGATCAACGCCATTCTGATTTACTCAACTTCATTTGTAAATCGCAGAATTCAAAAGCACTCACAAAACATCTCTGTTGATGAGTTGTCACAGGCGCTGGAGTTAACCGACGACCACGAGATCTCAGAAGACAAAGATATTCTGGAAGGAATCGTCAAGTTTGGGAATAAAAATGCTGTTGAAATCATGCGGCCACGCGTTGATGTTGAAGCCATCGACATCAAAGAATCACTCGACAAGCTGATCAACCTGATTAACGACTCTGGCTACTCGCGTATCCCGGTGTATTCGGAATCCTTCGATAATATTCGGGGAATTCTTTACATCAAAGATTTGCTCCCCTATACACACAATCGCGAAAATTTCCACTGGCAGTCCATCATCCGGCCACCCTTCTATGTTCCGGAAACCAAAAAAATTGATGACCTGTTGGAGGAGTTCCAAAAGAACAAGGTGCACATGGCCATTGTTGTTGACGAATACGGCGGCAGCTCCGGCATTGTGACACTCGAAGACATTCTGGAAGAAATTGTTGGCGAAATTGCCGATGAGTTTGATGAAGATGAAAACTACTTCACCAAAATAGCGGAGAATAAATACCTGTTTGATGGGAAGATTCTACTTAGCGATTTTTACAAGATTGTCGGGGTCGACGACCATGTTTTCGACGACTACAAAGGTGAAGCAGATACCCTGGCTGGGTTGATTCTGGAGCTGAAAGGTGAAATACCGGCGCTGAACGAGAAAATCTCGTGCCTCAACTTCATCTTCTCCATCGATAGTGTCGACAACAGACGGATTAAAAAAATTAAAGTCGAAATTAAATAG
- the gldD gene encoding gliding motility lipoprotein GldD, producing the protein MKKLTFILILYLFFSACNETHIPKPRGYFRISFPEKSFHETSEKLPYSFELADYSKIEYKQGKHAEGEEWVNVVTPANKADLHLTYLKVDGDLNHHIEESRKLAYDHSIKADAINERLYINPKEHVYGTIYYIEGNAASPLQFYLTDSTSRFLRGAFYIREIPNIDSIQPVIDFLEPDVIHLIETFKWE; encoded by the coding sequence ATGAAGAAACTGACATTTATTCTTATTCTGTACTTGTTCTTTTCGGCCTGTAACGAAACGCATATTCCGAAGCCGCGAGGTTATTTCCGAATCAGTTTCCCGGAGAAATCATTTCACGAAACCAGCGAAAAGTTGCCCTACTCATTCGAGCTGGCCGACTATTCGAAAATCGAATACAAACAAGGCAAACATGCCGAGGGAGAAGAATGGGTAAATGTGGTTACGCCGGCTAACAAAGCCGACCTTCATTTAACCTACCTGAAAGTTGACGGCGACCTGAATCACCATATCGAAGAATCGCGCAAACTGGCATACGATCACTCGATCAAAGCCGACGCGATTAACGAGCGTCTTTACATCAATCCGAAGGAACACGTCTACGGAACCATTTATTATATCGAGGGAAACGCAGCTTCTCCCCTGCAGTTTTATTTAACCGACAGCACCAGCCGTTTTTTGCGGGGAGCATTCTACATCCGTGAAATCCCAAATATCGACAGTATTCAACCGGTAATCGATTTCCTGGAGCCTGATGTAATCCACCTCATCGAAACATTCAAATGGGAATAG